In Nocardia asteroides, a single genomic region encodes these proteins:
- the bioD gene encoding dethiobiotin synthase produces the protein MLLVTGTSTEVGKTVVTAALAAAALAAGRTVAVCKPAQTGVTAGEPGDLAEITRLSGATRTLELARYPDPLAPDTAARRCGAPLLTLGETAAAVGELDADLVLVEGAGGLLVRLGDFTLLDLALRLDAPVLVVAAAGLGTLNHSELTVRTLRAANVPCAGLVIGSWPEQPDLAARCNRHDLPRVTEAGLVGAVPAGAGNWDRARFTAAAAGWFG, from the coding sequence ATTCTGCTGGTCACCGGCACCTCCACCGAGGTCGGCAAGACCGTAGTCACCGCCGCGCTGGCGGCAGCGGCGCTGGCGGCGGGACGCACCGTCGCGGTCTGCAAACCCGCGCAGACCGGCGTCACGGCGGGCGAACCCGGCGACCTGGCCGAGATCACCCGGCTCAGCGGTGCCACCCGAACCCTCGAGCTGGCCCGCTACCCCGACCCGCTCGCCCCCGACACCGCCGCTCGCCGCTGCGGCGCACCCCTGCTCACCCTCGGCGAAACCGCCGCCGCCGTCGGAGAACTCGACGCCGACCTGGTCCTGGTCGAGGGCGCGGGCGGACTGCTGGTCCGGCTCGGCGACTTCACCCTGCTCGACCTGGCGCTCCGGCTCGACGCACCGGTACTGGTCGTCGCCGCGGCCGGCCTCGGCACCCTCAACCACAGTGAACTCACCGTGCGCACGTTGCGCGCGGCGAACGTCCCCTGCGCCGGGCTGGTGATCGGATCCTGGCCGGAGCAGCCGGATCTCGCGGCGCGGTGCAATCGTCACGACCTGCCCCGCGTCACCGAGGCGGGGCTCGTCGGCGCCGTTCCCGCCGGAGCGGGAAACTGGGACCGCGCCCGCTTCACCGCGGCCGCAGCCGGCTGGTTCGGCTGA
- a CDS encoding acyl-CoA dehydrogenase family protein produces MALPPPTVYGADHEAFRDSVRQFVERSVRPHLEEHIEQKALPRQFWLDAGSQGLLGLEVPEEYGGGAAGDYRFNAILLEEFAKVNASLASCMGIHADIVPPYLTTLATEEQRKRWLPGMVSGELLTAIAMTEPSGGSDLAALKTTAVRDGADWVLDGSKTFITNGYSADLIIVAARTSPEKKARGITLFAVEADRPGFSRGRKLDKVGQPESDTAELFFDGVRVSDAEVVGEVDGGFIHMMRNLPHERLGCSVSNLAHAEQILAETVEYVQERKAFGQQIGSFQHNKFLLAELATKIDVTRAFVERYVAAHAEGALSATDAAKAKWWTSEIQNEVLDHCVQLYGGYGYMNEYRVARAWRDARVTKIWAGTNEIMKELIGRELGL; encoded by the coding sequence ATGGCGCTCCCCCCACCCACCGTGTACGGCGCGGACCACGAGGCGTTCCGGGACAGTGTCCGGCAGTTCGTCGAGCGCTCGGTGCGCCCGCACCTGGAGGAGCACATCGAGCAGAAGGCGCTGCCGAGGCAGTTCTGGCTGGACGCGGGGAGCCAGGGGCTGCTCGGCCTCGAGGTGCCGGAGGAGTACGGCGGCGGCGCGGCGGGCGACTACCGGTTCAACGCGATCCTGCTGGAGGAGTTCGCGAAGGTGAACGCCTCGCTCGCCTCCTGCATGGGCATCCACGCCGACATCGTGCCGCCCTACCTGACCACGCTGGCCACCGAGGAGCAGCGCAAACGCTGGCTGCCGGGCATGGTGAGCGGCGAGCTCCTCACCGCCATCGCCATGACCGAGCCCTCCGGCGGCTCCGACCTGGCCGCCCTGAAGACCACCGCCGTGCGCGACGGCGCCGACTGGGTGCTCGACGGCTCCAAGACCTTCATCACCAACGGCTACTCCGCCGACCTGATCATCGTCGCGGCGCGGACCAGCCCGGAGAAGAAGGCCCGCGGCATCACGCTCTTCGCCGTCGAGGCGGACCGGCCCGGCTTCTCCCGCGGCCGCAAGCTGGACAAGGTGGGACAGCCCGAATCCGACACCGCCGAGCTCTTCTTCGACGGGGTCCGGGTGAGCGATGCCGAGGTGGTCGGCGAGGTCGACGGCGGCTTCATCCACATGATGCGGAACCTGCCGCATGAGCGGCTCGGCTGCTCGGTCTCGAACCTCGCGCACGCGGAGCAGATCCTGGCCGAGACGGTCGAGTACGTGCAGGAGCGCAAGGCGTTCGGGCAGCAGATCGGGTCGTTCCAGCACAACAAGTTCCTGCTCGCGGAGCTGGCGACGAAGATCGACGTGACGCGGGCGTTCGTCGAGCGCTACGTCGCCGCGCACGCGGAGGGCGCGCTCTCGGCGACGGATGCCGCGAAGGCGAAGTGGTGGACGTCGGAGATCCAGAACGAGGTCCTCGACCACTGCGTGCAGCTGTACGGCGGGTACGGGTACATGAACGAGTACCGGGTGGCGCGGGCCTGGCGGGATGCTCGGGTGACCAAGATCTGGGCGGGGACGAACGAGATCATGAAGGAGCTGATCGGGCGGGAGCTGGGGTTGTAG
- a CDS encoding SRPBCC domain-containing protein, translated as MTSTRIGRHIAAPRGAVYRLLLDAGAVATWMVPDGMSSEVLTFEPREGGAVHIALTYDDPDATTGKTDARTDSYRGRFVALVPDEQVVQVVEFDTDDPEIRGEMRIVFTLADTDDGGTDLVALHDGVPPGVAPEDNELGWRLSLGKLAALAEGGAARS; from the coding sequence GTGACATCGACCCGCATCGGCAGGCACATCGCGGCCCCGCGCGGCGCCGTCTACCGGCTGCTGCTCGACGCCGGCGCGGTCGCCACCTGGATGGTCCCGGACGGCATGAGCAGCGAGGTGCTGACCTTCGAGCCGCGCGAGGGCGGCGCGGTGCACATCGCGCTCACCTACGACGACCCGGACGCCACCACCGGCAAGACCGACGCCCGCACCGACTCCTACCGCGGCCGGTTCGTCGCGCTGGTGCCGGACGAGCAGGTCGTCCAGGTGGTCGAGTTCGACACCGACGACCCGGAGATCCGCGGCGAGATGCGGATCGTGTTCACCCTCGCCGACACCGACGACGGCGGCACCGACCTGGTCGCGCTGCACGACGGGGTGCCGCCGGGCGTCGCGCCGGAGGACAACGAACTGGGCTGGCGGCTCTCGCTCGGCAAACTCGCGGCACTCGCCGAGGGTGGCGCCGCCCGGTCGTAG
- a CDS encoding alpha/beta fold hydrolase, with protein MENRHPSTVSDWSDSRRRARLRETSPGHRGTSWRNPRTALLRVTALLLAGFVVFAQYWQHDVAPERDRLARTEPALLPVATPADGAPWDTVVVDLVGLGNLNATDTAAALPALSELGVVWAVRYDQNGIDTRVIAELIVRAARMSGLRNVILVGHSMGGVIALEVARHIHIGSDRRLLSVILDCTPLDLDSVRQESRGRGEDLVRWMGWLPGVRESRTLRTAAELYARRDRFVTHHGALPTVDWPRFGTALDEVLRQKTFSADAASNGLIEAQFLAIVASGAGNDLRALREPRPGRARPAIVLLRPLDPADDHVVLVDRTQATLSAEAGAREGALLVVSGRIGHANPRQRPEAYAAMFTERVLPFLARYQQTARGGAALPQPR; from the coding sequence ATGGAGAATCGGCACCCGTCCACCGTCTCGGATTGGAGCGATTCACGACGTCGCGCCCGCCTGCGGGAGACCAGCCCCGGGCACCGCGGGACGTCGTGGCGCAACCCCCGAACGGCCCTGCTGCGGGTGACCGCGCTACTGCTCGCGGGATTCGTCGTGTTCGCCCAGTACTGGCAGCACGACGTCGCCCCGGAGCGTGACCGCCTCGCCCGCACCGAACCCGCGCTGCTCCCGGTCGCCACGCCCGCCGACGGCGCGCCATGGGACACCGTTGTGGTCGACCTGGTCGGCCTCGGCAACCTCAACGCCACCGACACCGCCGCCGCGCTCCCCGCGCTGAGCGAGCTCGGCGTGGTGTGGGCGGTCCGCTACGACCAGAACGGCATCGACACCAGGGTCATCGCGGAGCTGATCGTGCGCGCCGCGCGGATGTCGGGGCTGCGGAACGTGATCCTGGTCGGGCACAGCATGGGCGGCGTGATCGCGCTGGAGGTGGCCAGGCACATCCACATCGGCAGCGACCGCAGGCTGCTCTCGGTGATCCTGGACTGCACCCCGCTCGACCTGGACTCGGTGCGCCAGGAGAGCAGGGGCCGCGGCGAGGACCTGGTGCGCTGGATGGGCTGGCTGCCCGGGGTCAGGGAGAGCCGCACCCTGCGCACCGCCGCCGAGCTGTACGCGCGCCGGGACCGCTTCGTCACGCACCACGGCGCGCTGCCCACCGTGGACTGGCCGCGCTTCGGCACCGCGCTGGACGAGGTGCTGCGGCAGAAGACCTTCTCCGCCGACGCCGCCAGCAACGGGCTGATCGAGGCGCAGTTCCTCGCCATCGTGGCCAGCGGCGCGGGTAACGACCTGCGCGCGCTGCGCGAGCCGCGCCCCGGCCGCGCCCGTCCCGCCATCGTGCTGCTCCGCCCGCTCGACCCGGCCGACGACCACGTCGTGCTGGTCGACCGCACCCAGGCGACGCTCTCCGCGGAGGCGGGTGCCCGCGAGGGCGCGCTGCTCGTGGTGAGCGGCCGGATCGGGCACGCGAACCCGAGGCAGCGGCCGGAGGCGTACGCGGCCATGTTCACCGAGCGGGTGCTCCCCTTCCTGGCCCGGTACCAGCAGACCGCGCGCGGCGGCGCCGCGCTGCCTCAGCCCAGGTGA
- a CDS encoding YfbM family protein, translating to MGIIMSFVRVRPDQVEELGFAGADEVGELVFAAENPGPSGYLDKAWSGLAYLLRAAESGVELTDAGNSLADENYSVWPVELVRATDERLRALPFDALAAHYDPALFDRAEIYPNIWLRDGGAEGLHYLNHHYGGLSEFFRHAAKYRSAAVAHLG from the coding sequence ATGGGCATCATCATGTCGTTCGTCCGGGTGCGCCCGGATCAGGTCGAGGAGCTGGGGTTCGCCGGGGCGGACGAGGTCGGGGAGCTGGTGTTCGCGGCGGAGAACCCGGGCCCGAGCGGCTACCTGGACAAGGCGTGGAGCGGGCTCGCCTACCTGCTGCGGGCCGCGGAGAGCGGGGTCGAGCTGACCGACGCCGGGAATTCGCTGGCAGACGAGAACTACTCGGTCTGGCCCGTCGAGCTGGTGCGCGCCACCGACGAGCGGCTGCGCGCGCTCCCCTTCGACGCCCTGGCCGCGCACTACGACCCGGCCCTCTTCGACCGGGCGGAGATCTACCCCAACATCTGGCTGCGCGACGGCGGCGCCGAGGGGCTGCACTACCTGAACCACCACTACGGCGGGCTGAGCGAATTCTTCCGGCACGCCGCGAAGTACCGCAGCGCCGCCGTCGCTCACCTGGGCTGA
- a CDS encoding ABC transporter substrate-binding protein: MSRTRLFHTGLRGRMTAALLAVATVATLGTAGCAKSDEPVAAASGPLPTDIQPGTKLVIADQSERLQSALRFSGELDKLPFQVEFANFVGGPAILEAFRAGAADIAPVGDVPPIHALAAGQDVPIIASYRTSPQSMKLAVAPGVPVRTLADLKGRKIAYAEGTAQQAAVLRALDKAGLDTGDVELVRLQLAEFLDAVRTGQVDVAPLIEPNVTRFLRTQGASLVPDSETAGIYPGLAYLYARRDVVNDPAKAGAARALVAAFIRAFQWANTHGEEWERRYYVENQKVSPEDAKRIVNSLGQWTFPHLDQKVVDVQQQTIDAIDAAGQLPRKVRAADGFDLRFDDMITQTVTESGASFGPEVG, encoded by the coding sequence ATGTCTCGAACCCGTCTGTTCCACACCGGCCTTCGCGGCCGCATGACCGCCGCACTGCTCGCCGTGGCGACCGTCGCGACCCTCGGCACCGCCGGTTGTGCGAAGAGCGACGAGCCGGTCGCGGCGGCCAGTGGCCCGCTGCCCACCGACATCCAGCCCGGCACCAAGCTCGTCATCGCCGACCAGTCCGAGCGGCTGCAGTCGGCGCTGCGCTTCTCCGGCGAGCTGGACAAACTCCCCTTCCAGGTGGAGTTCGCCAACTTCGTCGGCGGCCCCGCCATCCTGGAGGCCTTCCGGGCGGGCGCCGCGGATATCGCGCCGGTCGGCGACGTCCCGCCGATCCACGCCCTCGCCGCGGGCCAGGACGTCCCGATCATCGCCTCCTACCGCACCAGCCCGCAGTCCATGAAGCTCGCGGTGGCGCCGGGTGTCCCGGTGCGCACGCTCGCCGACCTGAAGGGCCGCAAGATCGCCTACGCCGAGGGCACCGCGCAGCAGGCCGCGGTTCTCCGCGCGCTGGACAAGGCCGGGCTCGACACCGGCGACGTCGAGCTGGTCCGGCTGCAGCTGGCCGAGTTCCTGGACGCCGTGCGCACCGGCCAGGTCGACGTGGCGCCGCTGATCGAGCCGAACGTCACCCGCTTCCTGCGCACCCAGGGCGCGAGCCTCGTCCCTGACTCCGAGACCGCGGGCATCTACCCCGGCCTCGCCTACCTCTACGCGCGCCGCGACGTGGTGAACGACCCGGCCAAGGCGGGCGCGGCCCGCGCGCTCGTCGCGGCCTTCATCCGCGCCTTCCAGTGGGCCAACACCCACGGCGAGGAGTGGGAGCGGCGCTACTACGTCGAGAACCAGAAGGTCAGCCCGGAGGACGCGAAGCGCATCGTGAACTCGCTCGGCCAGTGGACCTTCCCGCACCTGGACCAGAAGGTCGTCGACGTGCAGCAGCAGACCATCGACGCCATCGACGCCGCCGGTCAGCTGCCCAGGAAGGTGCGCGCGGCGGACGGCTTCGACCTGCGCTTCGACGACATGATCACGCAGACGGTCACCGAGTCCGGCGCCTCCTTCGGACCGGAGGTCGGCTGA
- a CDS encoding ABC transporter permease: MATITRKISAPAGLFGRTGGRAQDARRVTRKRRLGPGKAIPFGIGIGPAILIAVWVLGSAAGTIDPETLPAPWTVAQTAGDLIADGRLQSNLLTSLQRAVIGLVLGVSIGLVLALISGLSRIGEAVVDGPVQIKRSIPTLALIPLFIVWFGIGEEMKLVVITTSVLIPVYINTHAHLRSVDARHVELAETVGLSRSAFVRRIALPGSLPGFFTGLRLAVTISWLALVVVEQVNATSGIGYLMTQARTYGQIDVIVVGLVIYGLLGLFGDIAVRTIERRALSWRQTLGD, encoded by the coding sequence ATGGCCACCATCACCAGGAAAATCAGCGCCCCGGCCGGGCTGTTCGGCCGCACCGGCGGCCGGGCGCAGGACGCGCGGCGGGTCACCCGCAAGCGCAGGCTCGGCCCGGGCAAGGCGATCCCGTTCGGGATCGGGATCGGCCCGGCCATCCTGATCGCCGTCTGGGTGCTCGGCTCGGCCGCGGGCACCATCGACCCGGAGACGCTGCCCGCCCCCTGGACCGTCGCGCAGACCGCCGGTGACCTGATCGCCGACGGCCGGTTGCAGTCCAACCTGCTCACCTCGCTGCAACGCGCGGTGATCGGGCTGGTCCTCGGCGTCTCGATCGGGCTGGTGCTCGCGCTGATCTCCGGGCTGAGCCGGATCGGCGAGGCGGTGGTCGACGGCCCGGTGCAGATCAAGCGCTCGATCCCGACGCTGGCGCTGATCCCGCTCTTCATCGTGTGGTTCGGCATCGGCGAGGAGATGAAGCTGGTGGTGATCACCACCAGCGTGCTCATCCCGGTCTACATCAACACGCACGCGCACCTGCGCAGCGTCGACGCCAGGCACGTCGAGCTCGCGGAGACCGTCGGGCTCTCCCGCTCGGCCTTCGTCCGCCGGATCGCGCTGCCCGGTTCGCTGCCCGGCTTCTTCACCGGGCTGCGGCTCGCGGTGACCATCTCCTGGCTCGCCCTCGTGGTGGTGGAGCAGGTCAACGCGACCAGCGGCATCGGCTACCTGATGACCCAGGCCCGCACCTACGGCCAGATCGACGTGATCGTGGTCGGACTGGTGATCTACGGCCTGCTCGGCCTGTTCGGCGATATCGCCGTGCGCACCATCGAGAGGAGGGCGCTGTCGTGGCGACAGACACTCGGGGACTGA
- a CDS encoding ABC transporter ATP-binding protein, whose translation MATDTRGLNVVRTRGLTRSFGDRDVLTGIDLEIARGEFVALLGRSGSGKSTLLRALAELDGEVTGRGELTVPAERAVVFQDSRLLPWSRVLDNVILGLTGSDARARGTAALAEVGLAGRERAWPRELSGGEQQRVALARSLVREPELLLADEPFGALDALTRLRMHALLEALCAKHRPAVLLVTHDVDEAVALADRVLVLDEGRIALDEPVDLERPRRHGDPRFARLRERLLGALGVETPDSTERRAS comes from the coding sequence GTGGCGACAGACACTCGGGGACTGAACGTGGTCCGCACCCGCGGGCTGACCAGGAGCTTCGGCGACCGGGATGTCCTCACCGGGATCGATCTGGAGATCGCGCGCGGCGAGTTCGTCGCGCTGCTCGGCCGCAGCGGCTCCGGCAAGAGCACGCTGCTGCGCGCGCTGGCCGAGCTGGACGGCGAGGTCACCGGGCGCGGCGAACTCACCGTCCCGGCCGAACGCGCCGTGGTGTTCCAGGATTCGCGGCTGCTGCCGTGGAGCCGGGTGCTCGACAACGTGATCCTCGGCCTGACCGGCTCGGACGCCAGGGCCCGCGGCACCGCCGCGCTGGCCGAGGTCGGGCTGGCCGGGCGGGAGCGGGCGTGGCCGCGCGAGCTCTCCGGCGGCGAGCAGCAGCGCGTCGCGCTGGCCCGCTCGCTGGTCAGGGAGCCCGAGTTGCTCCTGGCCGACGAGCCGTTCGGTGCGCTGGACGCGCTCACCCGGCTCCGCATGCACGCCCTGCTGGAGGCGCTCTGCGCCAAGCACCGCCCCGCGGTCCTGCTGGTGACGCACGACGTGGACGAGGCGGTCGCGCTGGCCGACCGGGTGCTGGTCCTGGACGAGGGCCGGATCGCGCTCGACGAGCCGGTCGACCTGGAACGCCCGCGGCGCCACGGCGACCCGCGTTTCGCCCGGCTGCGCGAGCGGCTGCTCGGCGCGCTCGGCGTCGAGACCCCCGATTCGACCGAGAGACGAGCCTCATGA
- a CDS encoding LLM class flavin-dependent oxidoreductase — protein sequence MSTAPRQLSLNAFIYPSGHHEAAWRHPASSPDRLYDVKYYQEIGRTAEAAKLDAVFFADGPALRVNVKHNAASGLEPITLLTAIATATTHLGLIATASTTYYEPYNLARLFSTLDHISGGRAGWNIVTTATDQAAANFGLDRHPDHEERYARAREFVDAVVALWDSWEDDAIVLDPAAGIYADPERIHRIDFEGEHIRVRGPFNAPRTPQGHPVLVQAGASNEGRAFAGRYAEAIFTAHQQLSDGQTFYRDIKRQAAEFGRNPEHVKILPGLSPFIADTEAGAKQLEREFNELTVAEYGLHQLENLVGTSLRHLPLDEPVPLALFEQAGDVTDNSRSRLQVIAGIVQRERPTVRGLLHRLAGARGHRVFAGTPEQVADTIEEWFTQGAADGFNVMPPYYPGGLEVFAEQVVPILQHRGLFRTEYSGTTLRDHFGLPRPESQFARRAALAG from the coding sequence ATGAGCACCGCGCCCCGTCAGCTCAGCCTGAACGCCTTCATCTACCCGTCCGGGCACCACGAGGCGGCCTGGCGGCACCCGGCCAGCTCCCCGGACCGGCTCTACGACGTGAAGTACTACCAGGAGATCGGCCGCACCGCCGAGGCCGCGAAGCTGGACGCGGTGTTCTTCGCCGACGGCCCGGCGCTGCGGGTGAACGTCAAGCACAACGCCGCCTCCGGGCTCGAGCCGATCACGCTGCTCACCGCGATCGCCACCGCCACCACCCATCTCGGGCTGATCGCGACCGCCTCCACCACCTACTACGAGCCCTACAACCTGGCCCGGCTCTTCTCCACGCTGGACCACATCTCCGGTGGCCGCGCGGGCTGGAACATCGTCACCACCGCGACCGACCAGGCCGCCGCCAACTTCGGGCTGGACCGCCACCCCGACCACGAGGAGCGGTACGCCCGCGCCCGCGAGTTCGTCGACGCCGTCGTCGCGCTGTGGGATTCCTGGGAGGACGACGCCATCGTGCTCGACCCGGCGGCGGGCATCTACGCCGACCCGGAGCGGATCCACCGGATCGACTTCGAGGGCGAGCACATCAGGGTGCGCGGGCCGTTCAACGCGCCGCGCACCCCGCAGGGGCACCCGGTGCTGGTGCAGGCGGGCGCCTCGAACGAGGGCCGCGCCTTCGCCGGGCGGTACGCCGAGGCCATCTTCACCGCGCACCAGCAGCTGAGCGACGGGCAGACCTTCTACCGCGACATCAAGCGGCAGGCGGCCGAGTTCGGGCGCAACCCCGAGCACGTCAAGATCCTGCCCGGGCTGAGCCCCTTCATCGCCGACACCGAGGCGGGCGCCAAGCAGCTGGAGCGCGAGTTCAACGAGCTCACCGTGGCCGAGTACGGGCTGCACCAGCTGGAGAACCTGGTCGGCACCAGCCTGCGGCACCTGCCGCTGGACGAGCCGGTGCCGCTCGCGCTCTTCGAGCAGGCGGGCGACGTCACCGACAACAGCCGCAGCAGGCTGCAGGTGATCGCGGGCATCGTGCAGCGCGAGCGCCCGACCGTGCGCGGGCTGCTGCACCGGCTGGCAGGCGCGCGCGGGCACCGGGTCTTCGCCGGAACGCCGGAGCAGGTGGCCGACACCATCGAGGAGTGGTTCACCCAGGGCGCGGCCGACGGCTTCAACGTCATGCCGCCGTACTACCCGGGCGGGCTGGAGGTCTTCGCCGAGCAGGTGGTGCCGATCCTGCAGCACCGCGGGCTCTTCCGCACCGAGTACAGCGGAACCACGCTGCGCGACCACTTCGGGCTGCCGCGCCCGGAGAGCCAGTTCGCCCGCCGCGCGGCGCTGGCCGGGTGA
- a CDS encoding MFS transporter produces the protein MTAEAAPDTGCPTPGPPPRARLAPLVLPVFLPSAVYGLGNGAAAPMFPLRALELGASPGLAGLVVALSGFGMILMDLPAGSIVARLGERVAIALGSAAGALGMLAAIFAPNIAVFGAGMLLTGAATAVWGLARQSYVVAVVPAADRGRVLSVFAGSMRLGFFAGPFLGAAIVHGAGPVGALWVQLGAVVLAGGLVAVMPEPEDGAAAKGVTGLGTVLREQRGLLTTLGSGALLMGAARASRQVLLPLWAAHIGADAAVVALLFGIAGAVDVLMSYPAGLWMDRFGRRAIGVPSMLCFAAGYAVLPFAGSVPWLGVVAMLLGLANGLSNGVIMTVGADIAPPDRRAEFLGAWRLTHDFGMFAGPITIGVIGAVSMLGGAAVVLAAAAGAGAIAMYRWFPGPGGVLRDSAR, from the coding sequence GTGACCGCCGAGGCGGCACCCGACACCGGCTGTCCGACGCCGGGCCCGCCACCGCGGGCCCGGCTGGCGCCGCTCGTCCTCCCGGTCTTCCTGCCGTCGGCCGTCTACGGCCTCGGCAACGGCGCGGCCGCGCCCATGTTCCCGCTGCGCGCCCTGGAACTCGGCGCCTCGCCGGGGCTCGCGGGGCTGGTCGTCGCGCTCTCCGGGTTCGGCATGATCCTGATGGATCTGCCCGCCGGGTCGATCGTGGCCCGGCTCGGCGAGCGGGTCGCGATCGCGCTCGGCTCCGCGGCGGGCGCGCTCGGCATGCTGGCCGCCATCTTCGCGCCGAATATCGCGGTCTTCGGCGCAGGCATGCTGCTCACCGGCGCCGCCACCGCGGTGTGGGGGCTGGCGCGGCAGTCGTACGTGGTGGCGGTGGTGCCCGCGGCCGACCGGGGCCGGGTGCTCTCGGTCTTCGCCGGGAGCATGCGGCTCGGGTTCTTCGCCGGGCCGTTCCTCGGCGCGGCCATCGTGCACGGCGCCGGACCGGTCGGCGCGCTCTGGGTGCAGCTCGGCGCGGTGGTGCTGGCCGGGGGGCTGGTCGCGGTCATGCCGGAGCCGGAGGACGGCGCCGCCGCCAAGGGCGTCACCGGGCTCGGCACCGTGCTGCGCGAGCAGCGCGGGCTGCTCACCACGCTCGGCTCCGGCGCGCTGCTCATGGGCGCCGCGCGCGCCTCCCGCCAGGTGCTGCTCCCGCTCTGGGCCGCGCACATCGGCGCCGACGCCGCGGTGGTCGCGCTGCTCTTCGGCATCGCGGGCGCCGTGGACGTCCTGATGAGCTACCCGGCCGGGCTCTGGATGGACCGCTTCGGGCGTCGGGCCATCGGCGTGCCCTCCATGCTCTGCTTCGCTGCCGGGTACGCCGTACTCCCGTTCGCCGGGTCGGTGCCGTGGCTCGGTGTCGTCGCCATGCTGCTCGGGCTCGCCAACGGGCTCAGCAACGGGGTCATCATGACGGTCGGCGCGGATATCGCCCCGCCGGACCGGCGCGCCGAATTCCTCGGGGCCTGGCGGTTGACGCACGATTTCGGCATGTTCGCCGGGCCGATCACCATCGGCGTGATCGGTGCCGTCTCGATGCTCGGGGGAGCGGCGGTCGTTCTGGCCGCCGCGGCGGGTGCGGGCGCAATCGCGATGTACCGGTGGTTCCCGGGGCCGGGTGGAGTGCTGCGTGATTCAGCCCGGTGA
- a CDS encoding alpha/beta hydrolase: MPSTSTTCIRTLDGLRLGATVVTPESHATRAVVLVHGGGVTREEGGFFTRLADGLADAGVASLRFDLRGHGESEGRQEELTLSTILNDIRVAVAELRQVTGASEISVLGASFGGGVCAYYAAKGRDELTRLVLLNPQFDYKKRTIDSRDYWHDDFIGDERAKELDETGAVRFTPTLKHGRPLLNEVFWLKPNEVLGEIRTPTLVVHGNADTLVPIDGSRAAVAEFTAPVELVEIEGSQHGFAVHDDPQYLNPKSRAYQAEVIGIVANWLTTGSASGL, translated from the coding sequence GTGCCAAGTACCAGCACCACTTGCATTCGCACCCTCGATGGTCTCCGCCTCGGTGCCACCGTCGTCACTCCGGAGAGTCACGCGACCCGAGCCGTCGTCCTGGTCCACGGTGGTGGGGTCACCAGGGAGGAGGGCGGGTTCTTCACCCGATTGGCAGATGGTCTCGCCGACGCGGGCGTAGCCTCGCTCCGATTCGATCTCCGCGGTCACGGCGAGAGCGAGGGGCGGCAGGAGGAGCTGACGCTTTCCACGATCCTCAACGACATTCGAGTTGCCGTTGCCGAACTGCGCCAGGTGACCGGTGCCTCCGAGATCAGTGTGCTCGGTGCCAGTTTCGGTGGTGGTGTCTGTGCCTACTACGCGGCAAAGGGGCGGGACGAACTGACGCGGCTGGTGCTGCTCAATCCACAGTTCGATTACAAGAAGCGCACCATCGACAGCCGTGACTACTGGCACGACGACTTCATCGGCGACGAGCGGGCGAAGGAGCTGGACGAGACCGGCGCGGTCCGGTTCACGCCGACCCTGAAACATGGCCGACCGCTGCTGAACGAGGTGTTCTGGCTGAAGCCGAACGAAGTCCTCGGCGAGATCCGCACCCCGACCCTGGTCGTCCACGGCAACGCCGACACCCTTGTTCCGATCGACGGTTCCCGTGCGGCTGTCGCCGAGTTCACCGCGCCCGTCGAGCTGGTGGAGATCGAAGGATCGCAGCACGGCTTTGCCGTTCACGACGATCCGCAGTACCTGAACCCGAAGAGCCGGGCGTATCAGGCCGAGGTCATCGGGATTGTCGCCAACTGGCTGACGACCGGATCGGCGTCAGGGCTGTAG